The nucleotide sequence gGTTGGTAGGAACAATTATCAGGAAGGCGATTTGAAATGGGGTTATCAGAGTAACCttcttatcttatttttacgttatttatgttaaactCATATTTGGCTTGATGACTGCAGACTTTTCCAAACAACAGTATCGACGCGTCACACAGATAATTGTCGCTGAAGATAATATACGTTTTCTTGAGAATTTAATCCGCTCGCTAACGGCTTGATAAATGACGCTCTCTCGTATCTTTTGCAGCATGCGTACGCGCTGTCTATCCTCTCCGATCAGCTCGTCGACGGCGCCAAGGCACTTGACGTCGGTTCTGGCTCGGGCTACCTGTCCGCATGCATGGCGTTCATGGTAGGCTCGCACGGACGCGTAGTAGGCATCGAGCATATTCCCGAGCTCATAGAGATCTCGACTAGGAACGTGCGCGAGGACAATCCGCACTTCCTCAAGGAGGACCGCATCAAATTTGTGGGTAAGCTCTCCGTTAACACTCGAGAGTTTCCTGTCTCTGCTGCCGTTCCTGGGTAGTTCCCCCCTCACTCAGACAGTCGAAGCTCCTTCTCTCGTCAATGTTACGCCATTCCTTCACGTCTCATTTAACCAATGAATCTGAGCGTAAAGCTCGTCAAAAACGATgagagaaaaatacaaaagagaaACGTTCAAGAAGTATTACAATTTATGCATATAGTTTGAATAAAAGATTACTCGTGATCCATCCACGTGGAGTAGGTATGTACGTTGCCGTGAAGAGTCGAACGGAACACTGTCCACCGACTGTGTGGCTTTGCTGTAAAGGTAAAAGATAAAGACTGCCGACTAACGACAGGTCATTATGAATGCGCCTAGTGGGAGACGGCAGATTGGGACACGCTGCTGACGGCCCTTACAACGCTATACACGTTGGAGCAGCGGCCGAAACTTTACCGCAGACGGTGAGCGCGAATGACACGCTAGTACGCGCAATTCGGGAAAATCAGATGTACGAGAGATTGCGAGTGAACGACGTGacttttttgctttttcttttGCAGTTGATAGACCAACTGGCTCCCGGAGGTCGACTGATCTGCCCGGTCGTGGCGATAGAAGGTTTCCAAAGGTTTCAAGACCTGCTGCAGGTGGACAAGAGCACAGACGGCACGGTCACGAAGAAGAAACTGATGCAAGTCTCTTACGTTCCTCTCACGGATCCTACCACTCAGTTACGTAATTAGAGTCGTTAAGGTGAGGTGTCTCACGGTGGAGAGAAACGCAAAAGAGTTTCTCGAGCGGACAGAATTAAAAACGATCGCGTACGAACTCGATTGATTAACGATAATCAGAACTCTTGTAACTCCACGAACTAATTTCTTTTCCACGCATGCATAGATATATGGAGTGCACGTCGTCTTCGATTGGgaatatatcaataaactatatatattttgtacacgCCCTTCTTTTCTTCGTGCCGTcctttctattaatatatcgCAGTCGCGGCTGTGTACGACGTTCGATGCTATCGCATTATCTTAGCCTGTTATCAAGAAATATTGAACTTACGGTGATATTAATGTGTTTGTTCCACAAACGTTC is from Temnothorax longispinosus isolate EJ_2023e chromosome 10, Tlon_JGU_v1, whole genome shotgun sequence and encodes:
- the LOC139820987 gene encoding protein-L-isoaspartate(D-aspartate) O-methyltransferase isoform X4, whose protein sequence is MALQRHYEPRDGDQAERDRLFADAGILAADSAEAAMVAVDRAKYCHEPDPYLDRPRRIGYNVTISAPHMHAYALSILSDQLVDGAKALDVGSGSGYLSACMAFMVGSHGRVVGIEHIPELIEISTRNVREDNPHFLKEDRIKFVVGDGRLGHAADGPYNAIHVGAAAETLPQTLIDQLAPGGRLICPVVAIEGFQRFQDLLQVDKSTDGTVTKKKLMQVSYVPLTDPTTQLRN
- the LOC139820987 gene encoding protein-L-isoaspartate(D-aspartate) O-methyltransferase isoform X1, producing MKISDAQDFGTILTGSRSLLGCATRSTRPPPRSVDRERQSAKHGMALQRHYEPRDGDQAERDRLFADAGILAADSAEAAMVAVDRAKYCHEPDPYLDRPRRIGYNVTISAPHMHAYALSILSDQLVDGAKALDVGSGSGYLSACMAFMVGSHGRVVGIEHIPELIEISTRNVREDNPHFLKEDRIKFVVGDGRLGHAADGPYNAIHVGAAAETLPQTLIDQLAPGGRLICPVVAIEGFQRFQDLLQVDKSTDGTVTKKKLMQVSYVPLTDPTTQLRN
- the LOC139820987 gene encoding protein-L-isoaspartate(D-aspartate) O-methyltransferase isoform X5; amino-acid sequence: MAWHCNGTTNQEMVTKLKDAGILAADSAEAAMVAVDRAKYCHEPDPYLDRPRRIGYNVTISAPHMHAYALSILSDQLVDGAKALDVGSGSGYLSACMAFMVGSHGRVVGIEHIPELIEISTRNVREDNPHFLKEDRIKFVVGDGRLGHAADGPYNAIHVGAAAETLPQTLIDQLAPGGRLICPVVAIEGFQRFQDLLQVDKSTDGTVTKKKLMQVSYVPLTDPTTQLRN
- the LOC139820987 gene encoding protein-L-isoaspartate(D-aspartate) O-methyltransferase isoform X2 — translated: MKISDAQDFGTILRSRSLLGCATRSTRPPPRSVDRERQSAKHGMALQRHYEPRDGDQAERDRLFADAGILAADSAEAAMVAVDRAKYCHEPDPYLDRPRRIGYNVTISAPHMHAYALSILSDQLVDGAKALDVGSGSGYLSACMAFMVGSHGRVVGIEHIPELIEISTRNVREDNPHFLKEDRIKFVVGDGRLGHAADGPYNAIHVGAAAETLPQTLIDQLAPGGRLICPVVAIEGFQRFQDLLQVDKSTDGTVTKKKLMQVSYVPLTDPTTQLRN
- the LOC139820987 gene encoding protein-L-isoaspartate(D-aspartate) O-methyltransferase isoform X3: MKISDAQDFGTILTGSRSLLGCATRSTRPPPRSVDRERQSAKHGMALQRHYEPRDGDQAERLFADAGILAADSAEAAMVAVDRAKYCHEPDPYLDRPRRIGYNVTISAPHMHAYALSILSDQLVDGAKALDVGSGSGYLSACMAFMVGSHGRVVGIEHIPELIEISTRNVREDNPHFLKEDRIKFVVGDGRLGHAADGPYNAIHVGAAAETLPQTLIDQLAPGGRLICPVVAIEGFQRFQDLLQVDKSTDGTVTKKKLMQVSYVPLTDPTTQLRN